CCTTCGCCAACCAGACCGCGCTTGCCATCGAGCGCGCGCTTCTCGTCGAGGAGGCCGAGGACGCGCGGGTGCGGATCGAGAACGAGCGGCTGCGAAGCTCCTTGCTCAGCTCCGTGTCGCATGACCTCCGGACGCCGCTCGCCACCATTACGGGCGCCGCCACGACGATTCTGGAGAGCGGAGCACACCTGGACCACCGGACCCAGCAGGAGCTGCTCGAGTCGGTCCGGGACGAGGCCGACCGACTGAACCGGCTCGTCCAGAACCTGCTGGAGATGACGCGGCTCGAGTCGGGCGCCCTCCAGCTTCGCCGCGACTGGCACCCGCTCGAGGAGGTGGTCGGCGCGGCGCTTGGACGGCTGGCGAAGAGTCTCGGCACCCGAAGGGTCACGGTGAACATCCCGCCGGACCTGCCGCTCGTAGCGATCGACGACGTGCTCATCGAACAAGTCTTCGTCAACCTTCTCGAGAACTCCATCAAATACACGCCGCCGGATAGCGCGATCCGCATCCTCGTGAGCGCGACCGACCAGAGCGTCACCGTGGAGGTCGCGGATCACGGCCCAGGGCTTCCGAAGGGGCACGAGGCGCGCGTGTTCGAGAAATTCTACCGCGCGGCGTCGGACGGCCGGCGAGGCGCCGGGCTCGGCCTGGCGATCTGCCGCGGCGTCGTCACCGCGCACGACGGACGCATCTGGGCGCACAATCTCCCCGAAGGCGGCGTCGCATTTCTCTTCACCCTGCCTCTCACCGATGCGCCGCCGGCCTCGCTCCCCCCCGATGCCTGATCCAGTCGTCGTCCTTGTCGAGGACGAGCCGCAGATCCGCCGCTTCCTCAGGGCCACGCTGACGGGACAGGGCTACCGCCTCTTCGAGGCGCCGACGGGCACCGACGGCATCATCGAAGTGGGCTCACGCCAGCCGGATGTCGTCATCATCGACCTGGGATTGCCGGACATGGACGGCATCGAAGTCATCCGCCGGCTGCGCGAGTGGACCGCCGTGCCGATCATCGTCCTGTCGGCGCGGGGCCAGGAGCGGGACAAGGTCACGGCGCTGGACGCGGGCGCCGATGACTACGTCAGCAAGCCCTTCGGTGCCAGTGAGCTTCTGGCGCGCATCCGGGTGTCCCTTCGGCACGCCGCCGGGGCCTCCCACGAGGCCGACGAGGCGGCGTTCCGAGTCGGCGAGCTGCACGTGGATCTGCTCCGTCGGCACGTGGCCGTTGGCGCCGCGGAGGTGCGCCTGACACCGACCGAATACAAGCTCCTCACGACCCTTATCCGCCACGCGGGAAAGGTCGTCACACACCAGCAGCTCCTCCGCGAAGTGTGGGGACCGACGCACACCGACCAGGCCCACTACGTGCGCATCTACATGGCCCACCTTCGTCACAAGCTCGAGGCCGAGCCGGCCCGTCCCCGTTATTTCCTGACAGAACCGGGTGTCGGCTATCGGCTGGCAGTCGACTGAGGCGCCTCAGCAGTGCGGGGCTTCCCGCTACCGCATGTTCCCGGTATGGCCGAGCGAGTAGCGACCCGGCTGGGGCCAGACCGTCAGGCCGTGGGGCTCCTTGCCGACGGCAATCTTCCGCACTTCGCCCGACGTGGTGTCGATCGCGTAGACGACATCGTCGTACCGGCCTGAGAGCCACAAGACCTTTCCGTCCGCGCTCACATTGCCCATGTCCGGGCTTCCCCCGCCGGGTATGGACCACGTGGCCACGATGTTCCGGGTGGCGAAGTCGACGACGGACACGCTCCCCTTCCCGTGCGGCTTGCCGCGGATATGGTTCGAGCCGCGGTTGGCGACGTAAAGCTTCGTGCCGTCGCGGCTGGGGTACAGCCCATGCGTGCCGATTCCGGTCGGGATGAAGCCGATCTCCTTGAAACTGTCGCCGTCTACCACAAAGACGCCGTCCGCCTTCATGTCGGCTACATAGAAGGTCTTCCCGTCCGGGGACACGCGGATGTCCTGCGGCATGCCGCCCCTCGAGAGCTTGAGATAGCCGAAGACCTTGCGCCCGACCAGGTCGATCTTCGCCAGGCTGCCCTGGAACTCGCAGGTGAAGATGACGAAGTGGCCGTCGATGGAGAAATCCGCGTGGTTGATCCCGCCGCACTGCGGCACCGGGAGCGAGGCCTGCAGGGCCATGGTATGGGGATCGCGGAAGTCGAGCCGCTTGAGCGCCTCCGCGACCACGATGGCCGAGCGCCCGTCGGGCGAGAAGTACATGTTGTAGGGGTCGTCGACGGCGATCGACTTGCCCGGCTTGCCGGTCGCCGGGTCGATCGGCGTCAGGCTCCCGTCGGTGCGCCCTTCGGCGTTGTTGGTGACCCAGAGCGTCTTGAGGTCATACGACGGCACGATGTGCTGCGGGTTGATGCCCACCCGGAACCGGTCGACCACCTTGAGCGTCGCCGGATCGATCACGTAGACGTCATTGGATTTGAGATTCGGGACATAGACTCGCGGCAGCGCGTTCGAGACGGCGGCGCTCAGCTTCTCCGGCCGCGTCTCGCTGTAGAGGTTCTTGCGATCGGCCACCGGGGGCATGCCGGGAATCGTCTCGATGGGACGGGTGCCCTGCTGAGCGGCGGCGGGAAAAACCGAAAGACCTACCGCTACCGCCAGTCCGAGTGTGAGACCCGCACGCGCGACGGCACGACGTCGAGCGCGATTCGCAATCCGCACGGAAGCCTCCCGGGAATGAGGTTGTGCCACGTCAGCGACGGGCGATCGACTTCCTGACAGCGTCTGCCGTCCTGGTCACGATCATCTCGACGCCGAGCTGGCCCAATTCGGCGTTGGCCCGGGTGGGATCGCCCGACACCCCGCTCGCCTCCTGCGGCCCGGGAGCCGGCCGCAGGCGATCCGAGCGCACCATGCGCGGATCGACGGCCAGCATCAAGGATGTATCGGCGAGCCCGGCGTGGCTGCCCACCTCATCCTCCCGGTAGCCGCGCGCCCTGAGCAGGCGCGGAAACTCCACGTCGGCCGCCCGGTAGTATTCCTCGATCGAGTGGACCCGGACGGAGGTCGCGGCCCACTCTCGATTCAGCCGGCCGGCGACTGTCTTCTGGTCCGCCTGGGTGCCTCCGTGGTCGCCAAGGAAGACGATGTCACGGAAGCCGTGGGCCTTGAAGCTCCGCGCCGCGTACTCGAGGACCTTCCGGAAGGTCTCGTCCGGAATGGTCACCGTGCCGGGGAACCGCATGTGTCCCGTGGCAGGGCTGAGGCCTCCCTCCGGGACATACCCGATGACCGGCGCCACGAGCGTGCTGCCGAGCGCGCGCGCGATCTTCTCCGACAGAACCTTCACCCGCGCGTTGTGCTTGCCGAGCGTCATGTGGGGGCCGTTCTGCTCCGTGCCGCCGACGGGCACGATGATCGTCGTGCTCTTGGCCCCGATCAGGTCACGGAGTTCCGTCCAGGTCAATTCATCGAGGAGCACGGTATCAGGCGTCTGGGCGCACACGGGACCCGCGCAGATCAGCACCAGGCACACGGCCGCCGCCAGCGCTTTCGATCTCATCGCCACAGCCTAGGTTCGCCCTCGCGTCAAGTCAAGCAACGCCGGGTAGCAACGCCGGGTAGCAACGCCGGGTAGC
The Candidatus Methylomirabilota bacterium genome window above contains:
- a CDS encoding response regulator; the encoded protein is MPDPVVVLVEDEPQIRRFLRATLTGQGYRLFEAPTGTDGIIEVGSRQPDVVIIDLGLPDMDGIEVIRRLREWTAVPIIVLSARGQERDKVTALDAGADDYVSKPFGASELLARIRVSLRHAAGASHEADEAAFRVGELHVDLLRRHVAVGAAEVRLTPTEYKLLTTLIRHAGKVVTHQQLLREVWGPTHTDQAHYVRIYMAHLRHKLEAEPARPRYFLTEPGVGYRLAVD
- a CDS encoding YncE family protein, coding for MPPVADRKNLYSETRPEKLSAAVSNALPRVYVPNLKSNDVYVIDPATLKVVDRFRVGINPQHIVPSYDLKTLWVTNNAEGRTDGSLTPIDPATGKPGKSIAVDDPYNMYFSPDGRSAIVVAEALKRLDFRDPHTMALQASLPVPQCGGINHADFSIDGHFVIFTCEFQGSLAKIDLVGRKVFGYLKLSRGGMPQDIRVSPDGKTFYVADMKADGVFVVDGDSFKEIGFIPTGIGTHGLYPSRDGTKLYVANRGSNHIRGKPHGKGSVSVVDFATRNIVATWSIPGGGSPDMGNVSADGKVLWLSGRYDDVVYAIDTTSGEVRKIAVGKEPHGLTVWPQPGRYSLGHTGNMR
- a CDS encoding creatininase family protein, which encodes MRSKALAAAVCLVLICAGPVCAQTPDTVLLDELTWTELRDLIGAKSTTIIVPVGGTEQNGPHMTLGKHNARVKVLSEKIARALGSTLVAPVIGYVPEGGLSPATGHMRFPGTVTIPDETFRKVLEYAARSFKAHGFRDIVFLGDHGGTQADQKTVAGRLNREWAATSVRVHSIEEYYRAADVEFPRLLRARGYREDEVGSHAGLADTSLMLAVDPRMVRSDRLRPAPGPQEASGVSGDPTRANAELGQLGVEMIVTRTADAVRKSIARR